A DNA window from Aphelocoma coerulescens isolate FSJ_1873_10779 chromosome 7, UR_Acoe_1.0, whole genome shotgun sequence contains the following coding sequences:
- the MAP2 gene encoding microtubule-associated protein 2 isoform X16 translates to MAEDRKDEAKAPHWTSGQLTEASSHTHSPEIKDQGGASAGLVRSANGFSYQEDEELRLGSHEQPVTYAQTKENGINGELSSGNRETAEEVSARIVQVVTAEAVAVLKGEQEKEAQHKDQPGSLPLAVEESANLPPSPPPSPASEQTGVLEEDLFAATKMEFHVQEGTRPFAAEPLDTKQHDSGKDSKTVEQPKYDALVPQSAKAEAADKKDSESKDKEKMLSPPSEWILKTDSQKKGEASFAEPAAKPPAPQEQKHLSSQLPEESRMEERTVGMPSSTNQAMAIKFQENLKDVKGGAISHGESSLLLPEPKAEAAKSELPAGPSLALPQELSLKDRFKTHQEPADQLFAKDLTTNEQIHKDRTLSLQEVSAVTVDSLKTPSTPKIPPWGEEKDMTKDESDEEERYDFYDKGEAQMLDNGKFTTKPEVKTGSLDKTDFQKDGEAKKSPDTLKAEKEMDQSELSAAADVKREAQQSTQVPPAKLSHELTLDKTVEHPDSTQLSRVTEKVPEVPGLTTEKTPTLEASQETDVKEDTAEDKTSVSAPHQLKEEEDQSGMSKYFETSALKEEAFKADGLKQSSDYYELSDTKESKYEPYQRGRLIPEYEEEEEEEELQTELNQQQNVHTHEMGYSTLAQSYTPDTSEEPSSPTERMFTIDPKVYGDKRELHSKNKDDLTLSRSLGLGGRSAIEQRSMSINLPMSCLDSIALGFSFGRAHDLSPLASDILTNTSGSMDEGDDYLPATTPALEKAPCFPIESREEDDKHMVEEKAQPETLAEPSFQAKDDYKNGAVLAPDLPEMLDLAGTRSRLASVSADAEVAQKKSVPSDSIVEDSSTALPPVTNENHVILKAESQLEDLGYCVFNKYTVPLPSPVQDSENLTSETCPFYEGTDEKLRHGLTPDLSLIEVKLAAAEKSEDFLSEKDLGQHVEPILVRDFEQEKKEKLDTVLEKSEDQVDSKEVCSIKGAEPEMTRAEAMLERKEESVASKVCLPADTMYDRISASEIAIEKDSVCLLMEKEKALSVVPEIAEIEAPVKPDYNAIKHDMEVAARRADQEYQNKLDAKTSEVVSLPLGKDKASLKRAEPEPKDTQQKEETTFSREAEDADVLSRTEPSYVKDSTKLSETEIKEKVAKPDLVHQEAVDKEESYESSGEHDQAQESLNGESVKPEDIKAEHPKPAMSGEEMPAQLPAKGISVELLFPKAEPLREEPAEIQMESIPQPVEEVEEILDRAVKPMETQKLLPCELAAGALKGEEYEEEEVEAGQEAKEEDKQHLVSEMPPDFGKPATEEMGAKGSPEALPELKGIIESVVTVEDDFITVVQTTVDEGESASHSVRFAATQQEDIETGDSQAEEELDVEEVEVEPKEGSQEAPASPQREEILLTNYKTETCDDYKDETTIDDSIMDTDSLWADTQDDDRSIMTEQLESVPKEEEAERELRRSSLDKHKKEKPFKTGRGRISTPERKIAKKEPSTLSRDEVRRKKAVYKKAELAKKTEVQAHSPSRKIILKPAIKYTRPTHLSCVKRKQTVKIHRENPATCSMELREKKSGLTLRNAFLTKILIFGRGR, encoded by the exons ATTTATTTGCAGCCACGAAGATGGAATTCCATGTCCAGGAGGGCACACGCCCTTTTGCAGCAGAACCATTAGACACAAAGCAACATGACTCTGGGAAAGACAGTAAGACTGTTGAGCAACCTAAATATGATGCCTTAGTTCCACAGTCAGCAAAAgcggaggctgcagataaaaaggattcagagagcaaagacaaagaaaaaatgctttcaCCTCCATCAGAATGGATCTTGAAAACTGATTCACAGAAGAAAGGGGAAGCCAGTTTTGCAGAACCTGCTGCTAAGCCTCCTGCTCCTCAAGAACAAAAGCACTTGTCATCTCAACTGCCTGAAGAGAGCAGGATGGAAGAAAGGACTGTAGGTATGCCCTCATCAACCAATCAAGCTATGGCTATCAAATTTCAAGAAAACCTCAAAGATGTCAAAGGTGGTGCCATCAGCCATGGTGAAAGTTCTCTATTGCTACCAGAACCCAAGGCAGAAGCAGCCAAAAGTGAACTTCCTGCAGGCCCATCTCTTGCTCTCCCCCAGGAGCTTTCACTCAAAGACCGTTTCAAAACACACCAGGAACCCGCTGACCAACTGTTTGCCAAAGATCTCACTACAAATGAACAGATCCACAAAGACCGGACATTATCTCTACAAGAAGTCTCAGCAGTAACTGTAGATAGCTTGAAAACTCcaagcaccccaaaaatccctccatgGGGGGAGGAAAAGGACATGACTAAGGATGAGAGCGATGAGGAAGAAAGGTATGACTTCTATGATAAAGGGGAGGCTCAAATGTTAGATAATGGTAAATTTACCACAAAACCTGAAGTTAAGACAGGTTCCCTAGACAAAACAGACTTTCAAAAGGATGGTGAAGCTAAAAAGTCACCTGATactctgaaagcagaaaaagaaatggaccAAAGTGagctctcagcagcagcagatgtgaAAAGGGAGGCGCAGCAAAGCACACAGGTACCCCCAGCTAAGTTAAGCCATGAACTGACCCTTGATAAAACAGTAGAGCACCCTGATAGCACTCAGTTATCCAGAGTAACAGAGAAAGTTCCTGAGGTACCAGGTTTAACCACTGAGAAGACTCCTACTCTTGAAGCTTCTCAAGAGACAGATGTTAAAGAAGATACTGCTGAGGATAAGACAAGTGTTTCAGCTCCTCATCAACTGAAAGAAGAGGAGGATCAATCAGGAATGTCGAAGTATTTTGAAACCTCTGCTCTGAAGGAGGAAGCATTTAAAGCAGATGGTCTGAAACAAAGCAGTGATTACTATGAGCTAAGTGACACTAAAGAGAGTAAATATGAGCCTTATCAGAGAGGTCGTCTAATACCTGAatatgaagaggaggaggaagaggaagaattaCAGACAGAATTGAATCAGCAGCAGAATGTGCATACTCATGAAATGGGGTACAGTACCCTGGCTCAGAGCTATACACCAGACACATCTGAAGAACCTAGTTCCCCAACAGAAAGAATGTTCACTATTGACCCCAAAGTCTATGGGGATAAGAGAGAACTTCACAGTAAAAACAAAGATGACCTAACTCTGAGCAGGAGCTTGGGACTTGGGGGGAGATCTGCAATTGAACAGAGAAGTATGTCTATTAACTTGCCCATGTCCTGCCTGGATTCAATAGCCCTAGGATTTAGTTTTGGTCGTGCACATGATCTTTCTCCCCTTGCTTCAGATATTCTAACAAACACTAGTGGAAGTATGGATGAAGGTGATGACTACTTGCCAGCAACCACACCAGCACTGGAGAAGGCCCCCTGCTTCCCCATTGAGAGTAGAGAGGAAGATGATAAGCACATGGTAGAAGAAAAAGCCCAGCCTGAGACCTTGGCTGAACCATCTTTCCAGGCCAAAGATGACTACAAAAATGGGGCTGTCCTGGCTCCTGACCTGCCTGAAATGTTAGATTTGGCAGGGACAAGATCTAGATTAGCCTCTGTGAGTGCAGATGCTGAGGTGGCACAGAAGAAGTCAGTTCCTTCTGACAGTATTGTGgaagacagcagcacagccctgccacctgtAACAAATGAAAACCACGTAATTCTGAAAGCTGAAAGTCAGCTGGAAGACTTGGGCTACTGTGTTTTCAATAAGTACACAGTACCACTCCCTTCTCCAGTTCAGGACAGTGAGAATTTAACGAGTGAAACCTGTCCCTTCTATGAAGGCACAGATGAAAAACTGAGACATGGCCTCACTCCTGACCTGTCTTTAATAGAAGTgaagctggcagctgctgaaaaATCAGAAGACTTCCTCAGTGAAAAAGACTTAGGTCAGCATGTTGAGCCCATTCTGGTGAGGGACTTTgagcaggagaaaaaggagaaactgGATACTGTGCTAGAAAAAAGTGAAGATCAAGTTGACTCTAAAGAGGTCTGTTCCATTAAAGGAGCAGAACCAGAGATGACAAGAGCTGAGGCAATgttagaaaggaaagaagaaagtgtGGCTAGTAAAGTTTGTTTACCTGCCGATACCATGTATGACAGAATTTCTGCTTCAGAGATAGCAATAGAAAAGgattctgtttgtttgttgatggagaaggagaaggctcTTAGTGTTGTTCCTGAAATAGCTGAGATAGAAGCTCCAGTTAAACCAGATTACAATGCTATTAAGCATGATATGGAGGTGGCTGCAAGGAGAGCTGACCAAGAATATCAGAATAAGTTAGACGCAAAGACTAGTGAGGTTGTTTCTCTTCCTTTAGGGAAGGACAAAGCCTCTCTTAAAAGAGCAGAGCCTGAACCCAAAGACACTCAGCAGAAAGAGGAGACCACCTTCTCCAGAGAAGCAGAGGATGCAGATGTACTTTCCAGGACTGAGCCTAGTTATGTGAAGGACAGCACCAAACTGtcagaaacagaaattaaggaaaaagTAGCTAAGCCAGATCTGGTACACCAAGAAGCAGTTGATAAAGAGGAGTCTTATGAATCTAGTGGAGAACATGATCAAGCCCAAGAAAGTTTGAATGGAGAATCTGTGAAACCAGAGGATATCAAAGCAGAACATCCAAAACCTGCCATGTCTGGGGAAGAGATGCCTGCACAGTTACCAGCAAAGGGGATTTCTGTGGAACTCCTCTTTCCAAAAGCTGAGCCTCTTCGGGAGGAGCCTGCTGAGATTCAGATGGAGAGCATACCACAACCTGTAGAGGAAGTTGAAGAGATTCTTGATAGAGCTGTGAAACCTATGGAAACCCaaaagctgctgccatgtgagctggcagctggagccctgaaaggggaagaatatgaggaagaagaggtggAAGCAGGGCAAGAAGCAAAAGAAGAGGATAAACAGCATCTTGTTTCAGAAATGCCCCCAGACTTTGGCAAGCCTGCTACTGAAGAAATGGGAGCCAAGGGTAGCCCAGAAGCACTGCCTGAATTGAAAGGCATTATTGAATCAGTGGTGACAGTGGAGGATGACTTTATCACAGTGGTGCAGACAACAGTTGATGAGGGTGAATCTGCTTCTCACAGTGTGCGCTTTGCTGCTACTCAGCAGGAGGACATCGAAACAGGAGACTCCCAGGCTGAAGAGGAGCTTGATGTTGAAGAAGTGGAAGTTGAGCCCAAGGAAGGCTCCCAAGAGGCTCCTGCTTCACCCCAAAGAGAAGAAATCCTGCTCACTAACTACAAAACGGAGACATGTGATGACTACAAAGATGAAACAACAATTGATGACTCCATCATGGACACAGACAGTCTCTGGGCAGACACTCAAG ATGATGATAGGAGCATCATGACTGAACAGTTAGAGAGTGTTCCTaaagaggaggaagcagagagagAATTGCGAAGATCATCTCTTGATAAGCATAAAAAAGAGAAACCTTTTAAAACTGGGAGAGGCAGGATTTCCACTCCTGAAAGGAAAATAGCTAAAAAGGAACCTAGCACACTCTCCAGAGATGaagtgagaaggaaaaaag CAGTGTATAAGAAAGCTGAACTTGCTAAAAAAACTGAAGTTCAGGCCCACTCTCCCTCCAGGAAAATCATTTTAAAACCTGCTATCAAATATACTAGACCAACTCATCTCTCCTGTGTTAAACGGAAGCAGACAG TCAAAATCCACAGGGAGAATCCAGCTACATGCAGCATGGAGCTGCGAGAGAAGAAATCTGGGCTCACGCTGCGAAATGCATTCCTAACAAAAATCTTAATATTTGGTAGAGGAagatga